From Triticum aestivum cultivar Chinese Spring chromosome 7B, IWGSC CS RefSeq v2.1, whole genome shotgun sequence:
ttatacttgcccgagattcgatcgtcggtataccgataccttgttcaatctcgttaccggcaagtctctttactcgttccgtaacacatcatcccgtgatcaaccccttggtcacattctgcacattatgatgatgtcctaccgagtgggcccagagatacctctccgtttacacggagtgacaaatcccagtctcgattcatgccaacccaacagacactttcggagatacctgtagtgcacctttatagccacccagttacgttgtgacgtttggtacacccaaagcattcctacggtatccgggagttgcacaatctcatggtctaaggaaatgatacttgacatttagaaaagctttagcatacgaactacgacctttgtgctaggcttaggattgggtcttgtccatcacatcattctcctaatgatgtgatcccgttatgaacgacatccaatgtccatggtcaggaaaccgtaaccatctattgattaacgagctagtcaattagaggcttactagggacatggtgttgtctatgtatccacacatgtatctgagttttctatcaatacaattatagtatggataataaacgattatcatgaacaaggaaatataataataacttatttattattgcctctagggcatatttccaacatgataaTTTCTATATAAACAGGATGGTAGCTTATATACCATAGACATGATAACGTGCTTAGCGTGGTCTGATAACTTTTGATCGGAAAAAAATTTGgttgaaacatatcaacatgggatctagttttgaagctCTCGTCACGATGGATTTTTTACGTGATAACAATTTTTTAATCAAACCGACGATTTGCGCTACAAAATATTTTGAAGTTTGAATTTTGAAGAAATCTTTGATGATGTCATCAGTTTTTTGGGTATGTGCATGCATATTTAAAAATCAGCTCACGCCACACGCATGCATGCAAATTGCTGACGCTCCCATCGCATGTCTGCATACCCGCGTGATATGTGGCAATCAATGCGGCAGTTTTGATCGGGGTGTGGGGATTGCCCGCGAGCGTGCGATTTGAAATGGACGGCATCTTAGGTGTATGGATCTGTTGCAGAATTACAGACGACAGGAATTTAGCTTTGTCGTAGTTTATTTAGTTGTAACCTTAATGGTCAAAGGATATCCTGAGGGTCATAAATTTTTATCTCTAAGGGCATCTTCAAGGCAGAAGCTCAAACCGTCCGCAACTGTCTGCATCATGCGGTTCGGACACGGTTTGCCATCTAATGCACACCTGTATCGGTTCGCCGAGCAGTATGGACGTATTTTTTTCAGCAAACCCGAGACAAACGTGATAGGCTTTGCGGGAGTCTGAACAGCAGCCACATAGGCCTCCGACACCCCCGGCCTATCCAAAGCTCTTCCCTGACCCCATGACTCCATCATCTCTATTTTCTCTCCTTTCTCTGTCGCCTTCGCCGCCGCTCCACCACCCCGACCGCCACGCCACACCCTTCGCGGAACTCTATGTCTCCGTCATCTCCAGCGTACCAGCCGAGCTCCACCCCGCTTCTCTTCTAGAGCTGTTCAACACCTCTCCTCCGACCGGCCCGCCAGGTACCATCCGCTACTGCTATACTCACAATGCTCAACAACTGTTCGATGAATTGTCAGAGCTAAAAAAGTTGTCCCTTCTTCTTTCAAGCAATGGATTCTGATTTGAAGTACATATGCAAGCAGTATGTCGAGTCGTCTGACGACGAGGACTAGACGAATGAGTCATCGATGATGCAGGCAATCCTTGAAGACGCGGATGGTGCGGAGGAGTATGTTCTCGATTTCAAGGGATCAATTAAGGGTCATCAGTGCTCAATCGCAACAGGGCGCGCGACCAGTTGACATTGATGGCCAACTACTTTGCCCCCAATGCACTCTTCACTGACCATTTCACCGATGTTTTCGGATGCACAAGACGGTCTTTGATCGTTTGTACCATGGCGCACGGTCCcatgatgactacttcatcttgaaACAGGACGTCGTGGGAACAATTGGGTGCTCTGGATACCAGAAGTGCATGGCCACACTccagatgcttgcatatggcatggGCGCTGATTCGTGGGACGAGTACCTACTTCATCTTgctcaaatgcatcaacaaatttggTATTGACCAACTCATGAGCACCTAAAGTAAGATCTGATTGAGCATCTCTGAGCAATTAAAGGGGACAACATCGCCACCCTCTCCGTCGCGCTATCGTGTTAAGCACGAGTCAGCATCACCGCCTCTCTGCCGCGTGAAGCCGGAGCCATAGTGCCTCCCTCCCGAGTAACCGCTGCGTCCAAATCAGATGTTGTATGAACGACGAGCCACAACCACCGCCAAACTGCCTCCACAATAATCGACCAACTCACGTCCCTGCCATGCCGCACCTGGCCCGACAAGGGTGTCAAGGAGGAGGTGTTGCCTGCCACCGCCAAGGTGTGCAGCCGCCTCCACCACTACCTAGTTGGCCGCGACAGCGGCTCCTGGTCGTCCTCGACCATCGTGTCGGCCGGGGAGAGGATGGACAAGGAGGTGTCCCACCTCTCCTTGTTCTCCATGTCCGACGAGGCACTGGTCAGGGCCCGCGAGGACCCCGACCTCGCGGAGGCCTGATCCCGTGACCGGTCGCTCACCACTGTGGAGACGGTTGCGCGGCGCCTCTACCGCCTCGACAGGAGCTCGCCAAGATCTTGTAGGTCTGGTCGCTTAGTGACACCTCCGCCAATGCAACACCTTGCATGCTGCCAGAGCACCGCAGTCGGGGCCGACATTGGGTGTGGCAGTGCTCTGCACGTTCTAGGAGGAAGCAGAGCAGCTCCTTCGTGAGTGCCAGGCGGCGACCGAACTGGGCTATCGTGTCCCCGCACCCTTCCGCCGCTAGAAGGACAGTGATGAAGACGATGACGACGGTGGTGTGGCCGGCCAGGGTGGCCACGTCTACGAGGTCACTGTCCGCTACAAGTTAGTCTATTTTTTAAGTTTATAGTTGAACCGAAATATCGTTTGTTTTATGCATTAATATGTCTGAACTTAATTGAATTCCTGTATGTCTCCATGAATTTGTCCGGTTTTGTTTTAATGCGGTTTGAAATGTATACGGGCATGGTTGGATGGCGAGCTCCCACATTATTGTGTAGTTTTAGGAGATGCCCTAATGTTTTTCAGTCTTCCTAAGTCTCGGTCGATTGAGACTTCGTTAAGTCTCAGTCGATACTATATTTGTGAGATCTTACATTAAAATCCATGGAAAATTTTCCTTTTAGTATTTTTTGCATGTTATGTCATTTGACTAAGACTTGATTAAATCTTAGTCGATTGAGACCTAACCATAATTAATGTTTTTTTAAGAAGATTGACATCTTTTTTTTAGACAAGAAGACTGACATCTGGAACTACTAGTATTCTTGCCGTGGGCCATGGTATGTACGTAGGCGAATAAAGCCGGCCCTTTTTTTGAATCCAAGCCTGCCCTTTGGTTGTGTGGGCGACATCGCCCCTCGAAGCATCCGTCCTCCGtgttgtgctctctctctctctctctctctctctctctctctctctctctctctctctctccattgctCAGTACCACCTCTCTATTTACGAGATCTTCCTCTCACCCAAAAGTCTTTTTACGAGAGATTCGAAAAGATCACACAGACTAGCTTTTAGGCGCGTGCCTTGCCTGCAAATTGCTGTGATCTGCTGAACACTTTGGCTAACCCGCCTTCTGCTCCATTTTCTAGACAGCCATGGAAGCAGCAGATGAGGAGAAGCCCCTGCTTAATCGACAACCCAATCCTCAGGTATTCTCTCGTTTCCTCTTCTTTCCTCTCATGCCTGCCTTTAGATGACCATGAGAGTATTCTCTTCAGTTAGCACTTATAGGAAGAATAGGAGTAATTCCGGTCTTCCCCATTCTCTGCAACTTAAATATTTTGGTACTCTGCTGCAGGATGTAGGTTCAGAATATACCAGCGATGGATCAGTCGATATCAACAAACAGCCTGCTCTGAAGGGAAGTACAGGCCGTTGGAGGGCATGCTACATGATTTTAGGTATCAAAATTCAGACAGCAATTCATGCAAACTACTCCTGTCCATCTCCTCCTTTTCTTACATGCTACTACTAGGCTAATTAACCACTTGAACGCATCCTAGGTGTTGAGTTCTGTGAATGCGTGGCCTTCTTCGCGATCTCAAGGAACTTGGTAACCTATCTTACCACCGTGCTCCATGAAAGCAAAGTCGCCGCCGCGAGAAATGTCTCTGCCTGGGTCGGCGCCAGCTTCCTCACGCCGCTCATCGGAGCCTTCTTGGCCGACACATACCTGGGAAGATACTGGACAATGGTTGCTTCCCTCCCGATCTACATCCTTGTAAGTAGCACAACAAGATAACAATCAATAAACCTCTTAGTTTTCAGATTGTACTTACTTGTATGATACGCTTGCAAGTTGCAACTCTAATAGACACTTCATTCTGTCAGGGAATGCTGGTCCTCACAGTGTCAGCATCAGCCCCAACATCTTCCTACAGCGGCGGCGAGGTTCATCGCACCATGGTCTACGCAGGGCTCTACCTCTCCGCGCTCGGTGGCGGCGGCACCAAGCCCTGCACGTCGACCTTCGGGGCCGACCAGTTCGACAGCGCCGACCCGGCGGAGCTGGCGAAGAAGGGCTCCTTCTTCAACTGGTACTACTTCATGATCAACCTCAGCTCCCTCCTGTCGAGCACGGTGCTTGTTTGGCTGCAGGACAATGTCGGGTGGGGGGTCAGCTTCGCGATCCCGACGGCGCTCTTGGCCTTAGCCCTCGCAGTGTTTGTTGGTGGCTCGACGGTGTACAGGTTTAGAGAACCCACAGTGAGCCCGTTCACCAGCCTCTGCCAGGTGGTCGTCGCGGCCCTCAGCAAGTGGCGTATGCAGTTGCCCGAGGACGTCTCCCTTTTCTACGAGCTGTCTGAATCAGGCCACACAATTCAGCATACGAGTCAATTCAGGTAGTACTCCCACCAATACTAAATCAgccacaattaatatggatcgTAGGAGTACTTTACTTCAATTATTGCAACAAAATAAACAGTAGTTTAAATGTGTATTTGGAAACAATTCATTTGCATTGAGCCAACTATCTGATTGCAATCGTCAGATTCCTCGACAAGGCTGCCATTATGCTGCCCCCCTCAGACAAGGCATGCGTGGCGCCGCCGACGAGTTCGTGGAAGCTCTGCACGGTGACACAGGTCGAAGAGCTGAAGATACTGCTGCGGATGTTCCCCGTCTGGGCATCTTTCGTGATCTTCCACGCCGTCACCGGTCAACTATCGTCGACGTTCATCGAGCAGGGGATGGTCATGGACAACAGTGTCGCCGGATTCGCCATCCCACCGGCCTCCCTCTCCATCTTCGGCGTCTTCAGCGTGCTCATCTGGGTGCCCGTCTACGAGACCGTGCTGGTGCCGCTCGCCCGGCGCTGCACCGGCAACCACAAGGGCTTCTCACAGACGCAGCGGCTCGGCATCGGCTTCGCGCTGTCCGCGCTGACCATGGTCTACTCGGCGATGCTCGAGACGAAGAGGCTGGCGGTCGCGCGAGCCAGCGGCCTGGCCGGACAGAACGTGCCGGTGCCGATGAGCATCCTGTGGCAGGCGCCGTCGCACGTCCTGCACGGCGCGGCGGGGGTCTTCGCGGGCATCGGCATGACGGAGTTCTTCTACGACCAGGCCCCGTACGCCATGAAGAGCCTCTGTGCGGCGCTCGCGCAGCTCTCGATCGCGTCCGGGTTTTACTTCAACACGGTTGTGCTTGGTGTCGTCGCGGTGGTCACCACGCGTGGCGGGGCGCCTGGGTGGATCCCGGACAACCTGAACGAAGGGCATCTGGACTATTTCTTCTGGATGATGGCTGCTCTGAGCTTACTCAACCTTGCGCAGTTTGTGCACTACTCCGTGCGGTGTAGAGAGAAGACAACTTCTTCACCCTGAATAGTGGACACTTGACACGAGTttaaagtttaaatcattttctataTACACGATCGCAACAAAGTTAGCCTCTTCCATCATAGTGATAGATAATCAGTGTGGCGTTCCATGACGTTTTGTGCCATGTTTAACAGAAGCTCGCGATATATTTTAATTTATGGTGTACATAATCTCAGAAAAACGCTTATTCTCAGCCGGCTTAGAAAAACGTTTATTGTCAGCCGGCTGATTTCTGAGGAATCAACCGCGTCCCTTGCCTGCCACGCGCCTGTGATCTAGCGATTGATCAACACGAAGCTCATGGCGCATAGGCCTCCTCAACAACCAACCTTATCTGTTACTGTGTGGTGCAGGCAAAGTCACTTTTACCTGCCGGGAGCTACCGGTGGTCTTGCCGCCAATAAGCAACTGATACCACATTTAGTAGGACGAGGATTTGGAGCTCTCCGATGCTCCGCACCCTCATACGAACATTTCGTTCAAAAAATACGGAGAAATTTTAAAAAAATCTGGAATTTTGGGATATCAAACCTGGGTTTCTGAACTACCGTTGTGTGAAAGTTCATGAAAAAATACCAGGAAACGTATCCGCGGCAAAAAGACAAAAAATTCCTATGTATAGAAAAACATTGTTTGGATGGATTTTTATTTGAACAATATTTACTTCGCCACGGATACGTTTTGGGTAATTTTTCACGAAATTTCACACGGGGGTAGATCGGGGATCTAAGTTTGGTATCCTTGAAattcaatttttttatatatttttatggTGTTTTTTACGATTAATTTCCGTATAGGGGTCTGGAGCATCCAAGAGCTCCTGTATATTTTCCCATCTAGTATCTTTATATTGCTGTTGTATTTGATTCCTTTCAACCATTTGCATATTTGGTATTTTCCTTCTCCTGGAACCACCACATGGGATGCAATCTTTCTCATCCACGCACATACAATTACCTTTTTCGAGAGTACGCAAAatgcgtaccttagctttatagacgAAAGAAAGTTATGTACAAGATTTTCATACGACGGATTGCACTACCACACACGGCATGCACGTCCACCCCTCCACTCCACACGCTAGGCTACTACTCTATACCATGTAGtactcctctccctctcgccgaGGCCCATAGCCTAAGTTCCTGGTGGACAAGGATGACAGCTCCCCATTCGTTGGTGATGTTGTTGTTGCGAAAGACTCTGCCATTTCTCTGCTTCCATAGATTCCAGCATACAGAAATGCAGATTGTGTCGAATCCTCTCCGGTATCTCTTGTCAATTCGCTTTCTGACAGACACCCACCAATCACCTAGTGTGTCTTCCGTGGTTGGGATCAAAGCTTCGTCGACGCCCAGCCTTCTGAAGCACAAAAACCACACTTGTCTCGCATATACACATTGCATGAGTATGTGATCCACATTGTCCTCCTCTTGGTCACAAAGGTAACATACCGAGCTATGATCTTGCAACCCATGCCTCTGTCTACGGTCAGAAGTCCACACTCTGTGCTGAAGTGCAAGCCAAATGAAGAGCTTGCAGGTCATCGTAGCCCAACTGCGCCAGACAGCCAAGGCACATTGAAACCGAACTCCTCCCTCACACATCATTTTGTACGCCGATCTTGCCGAGTACTTGCCCGTAGCATCCCATTGCCAGGACGGTGTGTCCTCTGAGCCAGGAGTGAGCTCAATGTCTACCAGCACCTCCCACAGCCTAATGAACTGCGAGAGCTCCTCAGTATTCATCTCTCCCACGATATCTTGCGTCCACCCATGAAGATACAAAGCGTCTTTCACTCTCCTCTTATGGACTACCTGCTGCCGCCCTTTGTCAACAAGTAGCGGGGCaatctcctgttggggaacgtagtaatttcaaaaaaattcctacgcacacgcaagatcatggtgatgcatagcaacgagagggggagtgtatcttcatacccttgaagatcgctaagcggaagcgtttatcaacgcggttgatgtagtcgtacgtcttcacgatccaaccgatccaagtaccgaacgcacggcacctccgagttctgcacatgttcagcttgatgacgtcctcgccttctcgatccagcaagatgggcgaagtagtagatgagttccggcagcacgatggcgtcgtgacggtgttgatgaagaacaatctccgcagggcttcgcctaagcactacagagactatgacggaggataaactagaggggacggggttgccaacacacggcttggtgtttcttgatgtgtctttggtgctagccctgcccctctatttatatgttgagccttggggttgaaacttggagtaaaagcctccacaaagtcggtttcacccgaaaggaaagagtccttctcggactccagggccagacgccagggttcccggcgtctggacccaaacgccagggaccctggtgtttggcccctggactccgcaaaatttccttttgcgctttccaaaaaccttgtgggctttcccctttggcccaaataacgtgttctcatacccaaacatttcgagaaacatccagaaccccttctggtgaattccggaacccttccggagaccaaaaaaACATTATCTCATATATTAAActtcgtctccggaccattccggagttcctcgtcatgtccgtgatctcattcgagactccgaataacattcggttaccaacatacataactcatataatactatatcgtcaacgaacattaagcatgcggaccctacggattcgagaactatgtagacatgatcgagacatctctctggtcaataaccaatagcggaacctggatacccatattggctcctacatattctacgaagatctttatcggtcaaaccgcataacaacgtacgttgttccctttgtcatcggtatggtacttgcccgagattcgatcgtcggtatctcaatacctagttcaatctcattaccggcaagtctctttactcgttatgtaatacatcatctcgcaactaactcattagtcacattgcttgcaaggcttatagtgatgtgcattaccgagagggcccagagatacctctccgacaatcggagtgacaaatcctaatctcgaaatacgccaactcaacatgtacctttggagacacctgtggagctcctttataatcacccagttacgttgtgacgtttggtagcacacaaagtgttcctccgataaatgggagttgcataatcccatagtcataggaacatgtataagtcatgaagaaagcaatagcaacatactaaacgatcaagtgctaagctaacggaatgggtcatgtcaatcacatcattctcctaatgatgtgaccccgttaatcaaatgacaactcatgtctatggctaggaaacttaaccatctttgattcaacgagctagtcaagtagaggcatactagtgacattatgtttgtctatgtattcaaacatgtactaagtttccggttaatacaattctagcatgaataataaatatttatcatgaaataaggaaataaataataactttattattgcctctagggcatatttacttcatctCCTTCACACAGGAGCCAATAATCCAGCGATCACGCCAGAATAGAGCCGCCAAACCATCCCCGACTTCCCACTTGACCAGGCTGTCAAAGGCCATCCTGACATGCTTGTCGGAGCAGTAGCCAAGCCCCTGCCCAAGGACGCGGGCTGTCGGTCCGTTTCAACCATTCCCACCTAAGTCTTAGGGCGATACCATGCTTATAGAGATCCACCACCCTAAGACCTCCCATCTGCTTGGGCCGGTAGACCCGGCGCCACGCAATTGCACAATGGCCTCCCTGGATTTCCTTCGAGCCTGCCCAGAAGAAGGCCCGGCATCCCTTATCCACTCTCTCCAATTCCCACTTCGGAGCCTCTGCCACGATCAAGTGGTGTATGGGTCTGGCACCTGGTTCACCAGAAGGAGGCGACTGGGACGTGTGACAAGGCCACGCTGCCATCCTGGCATCAACTTCAGCGCTTGATCCACAATAGACTGCCACTCTGATCTCGTGAGTTGTTTGATCCCCAATTGCAGCCCTAGATATTTAATGGGGAATGTCTCCAGCTTCCATGGCATGGCCTGCCGCACTagctcctccacctcctcattcgATCTGATCATGATAGCTGCCGACTTGGTGAAGTTAACCTTGAGGCCAGATGCCTCTCCAAATAATCTCAGGGCCTCCTGAATAAACCACAGATCTATCCAGCTCGGCCTGATGAACATAACAACATCGTCTCCATACAGGGATAGTCTCTCTATCGGATCACAGCCGGGTAACTTGCTAACTGCATTCGTCTCCTGCGCCTTCAAGATCATAGCCGAGAGGACATCCATCGCAATGACAAAGAGAGGGGGTGAGATGGAGTCCCCTTGCCTGAGACCACACGCATGCATAAACTTCTTGCCAGCACACCCATTGACAACGACCCTTGAGCTGGCTGTGGTGAGCAGAGTTGCGATCCAAGACCTCCAGGTTCTCGAGAAGCCCTTGGCTCTCAGCACTTTGAACAAGAACGACCAAGACAAGGAGTCGAAGGCACGAGAAATGTCCAGCTTGAGCATCACACTCTTCGTTTTCCTTTTGTAAAGCTTCCTGGCAAGTTGTCTGACAAGTAAGAAGTTGTCATGGATATTCCTTCCTTTAATAAACGCTGATTGATTTGCATGCACCAGCTCTCCCCTGCGCGGGCAAAGACGCGTAGCCAGAAGTTTGGATGCCAGCTTTGGAATGCTATGAACCAGACAAATTGGCCTAAAGTCTTTGATCTGACATGCCTCAGGGTTCTTGGGGATCAAGGTGATTAGCGCCTGATTCAGCCTCCCAAACCCTCTCCCATTATTAAGGAACAATTTGTTCAATGCTGCCATCACATCCCTCTTCACAATAGACCAAGCTTTCTGGAAAAAAAAACTCTAATGAACCCATCAGGCCCAGGCGCGCGATACGAGGGCATGTCCCTCACCACTTTCCAAACCTCGTCCTCCTGGAAAACTAGATCTTGGTCCTCCAAATCGACAGGCTCAATGCCCAGGAAGTCTAGATCTAATGTGTGTTCCTACGTGCCACATCTCCCCAGCAGCTCACTGTAAGCCTCAAAGAACGCCTCCTCCTTTTCTTCTTGTCCCGTGATGGTGATTCCATCAACTGAGATCGCATGGATAATGTTTTTGAGTTCCTCCCATTGGCCACCAAGTGGAaaagcttggtgttggcatctcccTCATGCAGCCATCTCATCCTTGACCGCCGTCTCACAATCGTCCGCTCCAATGATGATAGCCCCAAGACCAGGTGTTTCAAAGTTCCACACAGCCACCTCTCCTCTCCGGTGAGTATCCGCGACTCCTGCGCACAGTCCAGTCATAGGATCACAAGGTTTGCAATGGCGATCTGCAGCTTAATGTTTCCAACCCTCCTCTGCCCCCATGTCGTCAGATGTTTGGCGCAGCTTCTCAACAAAACATCCAGCCTCACGAACGGGTCCGAGATAGACTCATCACATCTCCATCCCTCCTGCACCGCCTCAAGAAACACCTCCAACTTGGTCCAGAAGAGCTCAAAGCGAAATCTTTTACGTGGGTGCACATGCTCCTCCAACGATAGAAATAGTGGGCAGTGGTCTGAGGCATTCGTAGATAAAGCCTGCAGCAAGCATTCCGGGTACGCAAGTTCCCAATCCACAGAGACCAAAGCACGGTCAATTTTGGTCAACGTGGGTCTCTCCCTCTCATTGCTCCACGTGAACCTTCTACCATGCAAAAACAACTCCTTGACCGCATTGTCATCCACGAATCTCTTGAACTTCCCCATCATCCTTCTATCCAACATAGAGTTATTCTTGTTGGTAGCGTGAAGAATCATATTCGCCAACTGCCATCCACGGTCCTGGGCAAAGCTGCCTCCTAGCCGAGATCTCCTCAAGCATTGCAACCTTTTGAGCGTCCTCTTGAGCCCCGTAATCCACCGACAGCCACCAGGGTACGCCCTCGTTCGGTGTCACGTATCCCGTGGTGAAGTTGGTATCGTTCATCATGTTAGTGATCGACGCCTTCGAGGAATCCCAAGCAACAAAAATACCACCCCTAGTAGACGAGGCCGGCAAGTATACAAACCCATCGTAATTAGGCCCAAGGCATTGCCAAATTACATACTGATCCATCCTCTCCAGCTTTGTGTCTAAGATACACCATATCGCTACTTTCATGGAGTCCGCTAGTTCACGAAGGGCGTCACGTTTTGCCGGGCTGTTGAGGCCCCTCACATTCCAACAAACCAACTCCACGGCTGTGTACGACATAGGGAAGCAAAGAGCTCTGATGTCCATACAAGCCACACACCTCCTACATGACGATCGTGCTCTCCATCTCGTTGCCAAAGTTTACTGGCAACACCTTCCCGAAGATGGCCGCAATGGTTTTGAGCTGCGGCTCGCGAAGAGGCGAGTCGAAGATAACACGCACGTACAATTACATGCATGGCTTTACTCCTCTCCTCTCTCCCATCAAAACccattccttttttattttctagTTATAATTTAAATCATTCATATCGTTTAAACCAAAACTCTATTTCTGAAACTTCATATATTTGAACTCCTAGCGTGAAGACCATGAGAACAAGACCAACTTTGATACATTTTCAACACATTTAAATTTTAGCATTTCAATCAACTTATTTTACTCAAtctatttcagtgtgtttcttaaATGAGCTTCTTTCGTGAAGTtgctttgttcactcatttcagttctAGTTATATTTCACATATATCAGTTTCTTGAAACAAGAATTTTTCTAAATGAGTGAAATCAGCTCCTGAAAATAATTGAAGCATGTCTTTTCAAATGAAACGAGGacttttgaaatgagtgaaattaaTCTTATGAAATGAGTGAAATTAGCTCCTAAAATAATTGAAACATGTCTTTCAAATGAAACTAGTGAAATTAGTCATTTAAAATGAGTGAAATAAGTTttatttgaattattatttttaaaaagtgaaaTTAGTTTTTAAATTGAAATATAATTTTTTTGAAACACCTTTTTCAGTCTATTATTGTGAAGTTGCTTCGCTCACTAATTTCAGTTTCATTTATATTTCAAACATTTCAAGCGTATGTGAAATCAGTTTTTTTAAATGAGTGAAATATATTATTTCGATTGAGCGAGTGTAGTGTGTTTCTGAAAAATGTGTGAAACCTATGTTTTGTAAATAATATAAGCGAAATCATttattgaaatgagtgaaatatatattttcaaaatgagtgaaatcagttttcTTGTTCAAGATA
This genomic window contains:
- the LOC123158908 gene encoding protein NRT1/ PTR FAMILY 8.3, giving the protein MEAADEEKPLLNRQPNPQDVGSEYTSDGSVDINKQPALKGSTGRWRACYMILGVEFCECVAFFAISRNLVTYLTTVLHESKVAAARNVSAWVGASFLTPLIGAFLADTYLGRYWTMVASLPIYILGMLVLTVSASAPTSSYSGGEVHRTMVYAGLYLSALGGGGTKPCTSTFGADQFDSADPAELAKKGSFFNWYYFMINLSSLLSSTVLVWLQDNVGWGVSFAIPTALLALALAVFVGGSTVYRFREPTVSPFTSLCQVVVAALSKWRMQLPEDVSLFYELSESGHTIQHTSQFRFLDKAAIMLPPSDKACVAPPTSSWKLCTVTQVEELKILLRMFPVWASFVIFHAVTGQLSSTFIEQGMVMDNSVAGFAIPPASLSIFGVFSVLIWVPVYETVLVPLARRCTGNHKGFSQTQRLGIGFALSALTMVYSAMLETKRLAVARASGLAGQNVPVPMSILWQAPSHVLHGAAGVFAGIGMTEFFYDQAPYAMKSLCAALAQLSIASGFYFNTVVLGVVAVVTTRGGAPGWIPDNLNEGHLDYFFWMMAALSLLNLAQFVHYSVRCREKTTSSP